The proteins below come from a single Caulobacter flavus genomic window:
- the rpsU gene encoding 30S ribosomal protein S21, translated as MVQIFVRDNNVDQALKALKKKMQREGSFREMKRHVHYEKPSEKRARQKAEAVRRARKLARKRAQREGLLPMPKKASR; from the coding sequence CTGGTCCAGATTTTCGTCCGCGACAACAACGTCGATCAAGCCCTGAAGGCCCTCAAGAAGAAGATGCAGCGCGAAGGCTCGTTCCGCGAGATGAAGCGCCACGTCCACTACGAAAAGCCCTCGGAAAAGCGCGCCCGTCAAAAGGCCGAAGCCGTCCGTCGCGCCCGCAAGCTGGCCCGCAAGCGCGCTCAGCGCGAAGGCCTGCTGCCGATGCCGAAGAAGGCTTCGCGTTAA